The following proteins are encoded in a genomic region of Nymphalis io chromosome 8, ilAglIoxx1.1, whole genome shotgun sequence:
- the LOC126770066 gene encoding 15-hydroxyprostaglandin dehydrogenase [NAD(+)]-like, with protein MYSLKDKVAIVTGGACGIGAAVVKEFLQEGVKHVAILDVEEEAGYSMEKQMTTFFGKEKVKFIKCDVTIDEQLLTAYQNTTSDYGYIDIVVNNAGVADDRLHMFKRTIDINFTALTASTLKALELMREDKDGHGGTIINVSSIAALLLVAPSLFIYAATKAAVLHLTCSIGKEAYFANTNVRTIAVCFGCTVSEIHKRLGSFDDNIEKITKMFTEIMPPQPAEAAAIGIVEAYKNGQSGSAWLVRNSKPALDITSKINTAYDILSENIFD; from the exons ATGTATAGTTTGAAAGATAAAGTTGCAATCGTTACAGGTGGGGCTTGCGGTATAGGTGCAGCTGTTGTTAAAGAATTTCTCCAAGAAGGCGTGAAG CACGTTGCAATATTGGATGTCGAGGAAGAGGCAGGTTACTCAATGGAAAAACAAATGACAACATTCTTTGGCAAAGAAaaagtaaaattcataaaatgtgATGTAACAATTGATGAACAGTTATTAACTGCGTATCAAAATACAACTTCGGATTATGGATACATAGATATCGTTGTCAACAATGCAGGAGTAGCTGATGACAGACTACATATGTTTAAAAGGACAATTGATATTAACTTT ACAGCATTAACAGCTAGCACTTTGAAGGCTCTTGAACTGATGCGTGAAGATAAAGATGGTCATGGTGGTACAATTATCAATGTATCATCAATCGCTGCTTTGTTACTGGTGGCACCATCTTTATTCATTTATGCAGCCACTAAAGCTGCTGTTCTCCATTTAACTTGTAGTATCGGT AAAGAAGCCTATTTCGCAAATACAAATGTAAGGACAATTGCAGTATGTTTTGGTTGCACAGTATCTGAAATTCATAAGAGGTTGGGCAGTTTTGATGacaatatagaaaaaattacgAAAATGTTTACCGAAATAATGCCTCCTCAACC aGCCGAAGCAGCAGCGATTGGGATCGTAGAAGCGTATAAAAACGGTCAAAGTGGAAGTGCGTGGCTCGTAAGAAATAGCAAACCAGCATTAGATAtaacatcaaaaataaatacgGCCTACGATATTTTGTCCGAAAATATTTTCGATTAA